A single window of Streptomyces cathayae DNA harbors:
- a CDS encoding IS200/IS605 family accessory protein TnpB-related protein, translating into MADSTLHAIEAPFVAPGPSGVAIRTSIKGMSQRDREVLPLVGAHLGSLACADLRARCRAGTDHDSDQWAERKRALTEESSSRWAGSITKATHDQWGLSRRAQLAHIQNLEAGVRTIAHRLSRPVGEKGTKRAPGGYRTKQEWFQKTRRLHVLEDRLERERSDRGAGVVHVVRGGKRLARSRHNLEAAQLAEHEWRQRWEAERWFLQADGESGKRLGNETIRVGSDGEVSIKLPAPMAHLANAPRGRYVLDGRIDFRHRGEEWADRVSANRAVAYRIHYDVDRGRWYLTASWTIPPVQTVPLAVARANGLIGVDTNADHFAAWRLDEHGNPMGEPRRFRYDLDGTAHHRDAQVRHALTRLLHWARREGVAIAIEDLDFGAEKTREKHGRRKRFRKLISGMPVARLRARLVSMAAELGIAVVAVDPAYTSMWGAQHWQKPLTSKNRRTTRHDAAGVAIGRRALGHRIRRRTAPPPHDQSDRVGHRTAQAGHGTRGREETRPRIPGPRTRSVSPDAARTRVTSASTTVRDAPVDQVWVQDSLLLTD; encoded by the coding sequence ATGGCTGACTCCACACTGCACGCGATCGAGGCGCCGTTCGTTGCGCCGGGCCCGTCCGGGGTGGCGATCCGCACCAGCATCAAAGGCATGTCCCAGCGGGACCGTGAGGTGTTGCCCCTGGTGGGCGCACATCTGGGTTCGCTGGCCTGTGCCGACCTCAGGGCACGTTGCCGGGCGGGTACCGATCACGACAGCGACCAGTGGGCGGAGCGCAAGCGGGCCCTGACCGAGGAGTCGTCCTCCCGCTGGGCCGGGAGCATCACGAAGGCCACCCACGACCAGTGGGGCCTCTCGCGCCGTGCCCAGCTCGCCCACATCCAGAACCTTGAGGCCGGGGTGCGCACGATCGCGCACCGCCTGTCCCGGCCGGTCGGGGAGAAAGGCACGAAGCGAGCGCCGGGCGGCTACCGCACGAAGCAGGAGTGGTTCCAAAAGACCCGGCGCCTGCATGTGCTGGAAGACCGGCTGGAGCGCGAGCGGTCCGACCGTGGGGCCGGTGTCGTGCACGTGGTGCGGGGCGGGAAGCGACTGGCTCGCAGCCGGCACAATCTGGAAGCCGCCCAGCTCGCCGAGCACGAGTGGCGGCAACGCTGGGAGGCCGAACGCTGGTTCCTCCAGGCAGACGGGGAGTCGGGCAAGCGTTTGGGAAACGAGACCATCCGCGTGGGCTCCGACGGCGAGGTCAGCATCAAGCTCCCGGCTCCGATGGCGCACCTGGCCAACGCCCCGCGTGGCCGGTACGTGCTCGACGGCCGGATCGATTTCCGGCACCGCGGCGAGGAGTGGGCCGACCGCGTATCGGCGAACCGGGCGGTGGCCTACCGCATCCACTACGACGTGGACCGGGGCCGCTGGTACCTCACCGCGTCGTGGACGATTCCCCCGGTCCAGACCGTTCCCCTGGCCGTAGCCAGGGCGAACGGGCTCATCGGTGTGGACACCAACGCCGACCACTTCGCAGCGTGGCGTCTGGATGAGCACGGCAACCCGATGGGTGAGCCCCGCCGCTTCCGCTACGACCTCGACGGCACCGCCCACCACCGGGACGCCCAGGTGAGGCACGCCCTCACCCGCCTCCTTCACTGGGCACGGCGCGAAGGCGTCGCCATCGCGATCGAGGACCTGGACTTCGGCGCGGAGAAGACGCGGGAGAAGCACGGCCGCAGGAAGCGGTTCCGCAAGCTGATCTCCGGCATGCCCGTCGCCAGGCTGCGGGCACGGCTGGTGTCGATGGCGGCCGAACTCGGCATCGCCGTCGTCGCGGTCGACCCCGCGTACACCTCGATGTGGGGCGCGCAGCACTGGCAGAAGCCCCTCACCTCGAAGAACCGCAGGACCACCCGTCACGACGCCGCTGGCGTCGCGATCGGGCGACGCGCTCTCGGGCACCGTATCCGGCGACGGACGGCACCGCCCCCACACGACCAGAGCGATCGTGTGGGGCATCGGACCGCCCAGGCCGGACACGGCACCCGCGGGCGTGAGGAAACCCGCCCCCGCATCCCCGGACCACGGACACGATCCGTGTCGCCGGACGCGGCGCGAACGCGGGTGACCAGTGCATCCACAACCGTTCGGGATGCGCCAGTCGACCAGGTTTGGGTCCAAGACTCACTCCTGCTCACTGATTAG
- a CDS encoding SigE family RNA polymerase sigma factor: protein MTEDEFDAFYAAAFPRLTGQLFAFTGDLGEAQDVVQEAFVRAWDRRHKLQADGAPEAWTRTVAMRLAVSRWRRAKRWLELVRHSAPPESTPGPGPERAALVTALRRLPETQRMAVVLHHLCDLTVEQVASETGAPVGTVKARLFRGRAALAKELAVDEAEETAWREGGRVG, encoded by the coding sequence ATGACCGAGGACGAGTTCGACGCTTTCTACGCGGCCGCGTTCCCCCGTCTGACCGGGCAGCTCTTCGCCTTCACCGGGGATCTGGGCGAGGCCCAGGACGTGGTCCAGGAGGCGTTCGTGCGGGCCTGGGACCGGCGCCACAAGCTCCAGGCCGACGGGGCACCCGAGGCGTGGACCCGTACCGTCGCCATGCGTCTGGCGGTCAGTCGCTGGCGACGGGCGAAGCGCTGGCTGGAACTGGTGCGCCATTCCGCGCCGCCGGAGTCGACCCCCGGCCCCGGCCCCGAACGCGCCGCGCTGGTGACCGCGTTGCGCCGGCTGCCGGAAACCCAGCGGATGGCCGTCGTCCTCCACCATCTGTGCGACCTCACGGTCGAGCAGGTAGCCTCCGAGACCGGCGCGCCCGTGGGGACGGTCAAGGCTCGGCTGTTCCGGGGGCGGGCGGCACTGGCCAAGGAGCTGGCGGTGGACGAGGCCGAGGAGACGGCCTGGAGGGAGGGCGGCCGTGTCGGATGA
- a CDS encoding urease subunit gamma, with the protein MLLSLPERERLMIYTAAKLALERRERGLRLNLPEATAFIASFLLEGARDGRTKADLQNAGRGLLRREDVMEGVPEMLTQVQVEATFPDGTKLIAVQEPIQ; encoded by the coding sequence ATGCTGCTGAGTCTGCCGGAGCGGGAACGCCTGATGATCTACACGGCGGCCAAGCTCGCCCTGGAGCGCAGGGAACGCGGCCTGAGACTGAATCTCCCCGAGGCGACCGCGTTCATCGCCTCGTTCCTCCTCGAGGGCGCCCGCGACGGCCGCACCAAGGCCGATCTGCAGAACGCCGGCCGGGGTCTGCTGCGCCGGGAGGACGTGATGGAGGGCGTACCGGAGATGCTCACCCAGGTGCAGGTGGAGGCGACCTTTCCGGACGGCACGAAGCTGATCGCGGTGCAGGAGCCGATCCAGTGA
- a CDS encoding urease subunit beta gives MIHFDADSGELEGSPGQIVYADGPVTINAGRSVVTVRVDNTADRPVSVGSHYHFAEANPALRFDRDLAWGRHLNILAGAMVRFAPGATVEVELVPLAGRRVVLGLRGLCGGALDG, from the coding sequence ATGATTCATTTTGACGCCGACTCGGGCGAGTTGGAGGGGTCGCCGGGGCAGATCGTCTATGCCGACGGACCCGTCACCATCAACGCGGGGCGGTCCGTGGTCACGGTGCGGGTGGACAACACCGCCGACCGGCCGGTCAGCGTCGGCTCGCACTACCACTTCGCCGAGGCGAACCCGGCCCTGCGGTTCGACCGGGACCTGGCCTGGGGCAGACATCTGAACATCCTGGCGGGCGCGATGGTGCGGTTCGCCCCGGGCGCCACCGTGGAGGTCGAACTCGTCCCGCTGGCCGGCCGACGCGTCGTCCTCGGCCTGCGCGGCCTGTGCGGAGGTGCTCTCGATGGCTGA
- a CDS encoding urease subunit alpha: MAEIDRRQYVASLGPTTGDRIRLADTNLFIEVEEDRCVGGDEAVFGGGKSGRESQGQSHATRAEGTPDLVIGGVVVLDHWGVVKADVGIRDGRIVALGKSGNPDIMDGVHPDLVIGPSTEMVNGSGLIMTAGTVDTHVHYVTPEISVVALEMGTTTLVGGGTGATDGSKAALATPGGWWMERMLEAFDPWPVNVLFLGRGTTVSEEALWEQLRSGVGGFKVHEDWGATPAVIDTALRVADAAGVQVAIHSDTLNEAGFVEDLLRTVNGRSFHAFHTEGAGGGHAPDIIRIAGEPHVLPSSTTPTRPFTVNTADEQLDICLIAHHLNPNVPAELAFAESRVRASTMAAEDILQDIGAISAMTSDALAMGRLGEVARRTWQTAHVMKELRGPLPGDNRADNHRARRYIAKYTIVPAVIHGLEREVGSVEPGKLADLVLWDPALFGVRPVAVYKGGMPAMALVGDPNAAVPTPQPVLPRLGYNAHTRASAATSVAFVAPAAVEDGLADRLRVERRLVPVENMRGRSKADLPENDALPDIEVDPDTFAVRIDGQEVTHEPVSHLPMSQRYFLF, translated from the coding sequence ATGGCTGAGATCGACAGACGGCAGTACGTGGCCTCGCTCGGGCCGACCACGGGCGACCGCATCCGGCTGGCGGACACCAATCTGTTCATCGAGGTCGAGGAGGACCGCTGCGTCGGGGGCGACGAGGCGGTGTTCGGCGGCGGCAAGTCGGGCCGGGAGTCGCAGGGGCAGTCCCACGCCACCCGCGCCGAGGGAACACCGGACCTCGTGATCGGCGGCGTGGTGGTGCTGGACCACTGGGGCGTGGTCAAGGCCGACGTCGGCATCCGGGACGGCCGGATCGTCGCGCTCGGCAAGAGCGGCAACCCCGACATCATGGACGGTGTCCACCCCGACCTGGTGATCGGGCCGTCCACCGAGATGGTCAACGGCAGCGGGCTGATCATGACGGCGGGGACGGTGGACACCCACGTCCACTATGTCACCCCGGAGATTTCCGTGGTCGCGCTGGAGATGGGCACCACCACCCTGGTCGGCGGCGGCACCGGCGCCACCGACGGCTCGAAGGCGGCCCTGGCGACCCCCGGCGGCTGGTGGATGGAGCGCATGCTGGAGGCGTTCGACCCCTGGCCGGTCAACGTCCTGTTCCTGGGCCGCGGGACCACGGTGTCCGAGGAGGCGCTGTGGGAGCAGTTGCGCTCCGGGGTGGGCGGTTTCAAGGTCCACGAGGACTGGGGCGCCACCCCGGCCGTGATCGACACGGCGCTCCGGGTGGCGGACGCGGCCGGCGTCCAGGTCGCGATCCACAGCGACACCCTCAACGAGGCCGGCTTCGTGGAGGACCTGCTGCGCACCGTGAACGGCCGCAGCTTCCACGCCTTTCACACCGAGGGCGCCGGCGGCGGCCACGCCCCGGACATCATCCGGATCGCCGGTGAGCCCCATGTGCTGCCGTCCTCGACCACACCGACCCGCCCGTTCACCGTCAACACCGCCGACGAACAGCTCGACATCTGCCTGATCGCCCACCATCTGAACCCGAACGTCCCCGCGGAACTGGCGTTCGCCGAGAGCAGGGTGCGGGCCTCCACGATGGCCGCCGAGGACATTCTGCAGGACATCGGGGCCATCTCGGCGATGACCTCCGACGCCCTGGCGATGGGCCGGCTCGGCGAGGTGGCACGCCGTACCTGGCAGACCGCGCACGTGATGAAGGAGCTGCGCGGTCCGCTGCCCGGCGACAACCGGGCGGACAACCACCGTGCCCGCCGTTACATCGCCAAGTACACCATCGTCCCGGCGGTGATCCACGGGCTGGAACGCGAGGTCGGCTCCGTCGAACCGGGCAAACTCGCCGACCTGGTGCTGTGGGATCCGGCGCTGTTCGGGGTGCGCCCGGTGGCGGTGTACAAGGGAGGCATGCCGGCCATGGCGCTGGTCGGCGATCCGAACGCGGCGGTCCCCACGCCGCAGCCGGTGCTGCCGCGGCTGGGGTACAACGCGCACACCCGGGCCTCCGCGGCGACCAGCGTGGCGTTCGTCGCTCCGGCGGCCGTCGAGGACGGGCTGGCCGACCGGCTCCGCGTCGAGCGCCGGCTGGTCCCGGTGGAGAACATGCGCGGCCGGTCGAAGGCCGATCTGCCGGAGAACGACGCACTGCCGGACATCGAGGTCGACCCCGACACGTTCGCCGTACGCATCGACGGCCAGGAGGTCACCCACGAACCCGTGTCCCATCTGCCCATGTCCCAGCGTTACTTCCTCTTCTGA